A single Anopheles funestus chromosome 2RL, idAnoFuneDA-416_04, whole genome shotgun sequence DNA region contains:
- the LOC125765735 gene encoding dolichyldiphosphatase 1-like, producing the protein MSSPDMLLPNEPILPVDESLATEWQPITLTLVEYPKGDLIGKLLAWISLAPLGIGAGFVALILFRRDLHTIVFFLGTLVNECLNILLKHWIKEPRPMSRAQIWTEYGMPSSHSQFMCFFATYVLLFIFIRLHHINNNNSARFERLVRLLVLAICWTAAFLVCFGRIYLLYHTLSQVLIGALVGTVMGSLWFLLTHFILTPYFPMVVLWRVSELFLLRDTTLIPNILWFEYTVTRHEARARSRKLVSMKSQ; encoded by the exons ATGTCCTCGCCCGATATGCTGCTTCCGAACGAACCAATTCTGCCGGTAGACGAAAGCTTAGCAACGGAATGGCAACCCATCACATTGACATTGGTAGAATATCCTAAAG GTGATCTTATCGGAAAGCTGCTAGCATGGATAAGCCTAGCCCCACTTGGTATCGGTGCGGGATTCGTGGCTTTAATACTGTTCCGACGGGACTTGCACACCATCGTGTTCTTTCTAGGGACGCTAGTGAACGAGTGTCTAAACATCCTGCTAAAGCACTGGATAAAAGAACCGCGACCGATGTCGCGGGCCCAAATTTGGACTGAGTACGGCATGCCTTCATCGCATTCACAGTTTATGTGCTTTTTTGCCACCTATGTACTATTGTTCATCTTTATAAG ACTGCATCatataaacaataacaacagcgCAAGGTTCGAGCGGCTCGTACGATTGCTGGTGCTTGCCATTTGCTGGACGGCCGCATTTCTCGTTTGCTTCGGTAGGATCTATCTGCTTTACCACACACTTTCCCAAGTGCTGATCGGTGCCCTCGTCGGTACGGTGATGGGATCGCTATGGTTTCTGCTAACGCACTTCATCCTCACACCCTACTTTCCGATGGTGGTTCTGTGGCGCGTGTCGGAATTGTTTCTCCTGCGAGATACCACACTCATACCGAACATTCTCTGGTTCGAGTACACGGTTACGCGCCACGAAGCTCGGGCCCGATCGCGGAAGCTGGTGAGCATGAAATCTCAGTGA
- the LOC125765733 gene encoding vacuolar protein sorting-associated protein 11 homolog translates to MAIFEWRKFNFFDIRQGVDKDNVSGALQGAKITATANGSSLIVICDSNGNIHTFSRTWSVISFKGHEGSILLCDIAKPNNLLVTVGEDINGPSFKVWNLSKLSATNGAQCLRTVRTMVSVPTALAVSEGGQFMAIGFAQGNISLYRGDISRDRSKTLKQLTAGTSDIAGIAFKHCHKHTQMFVCSNSGVYLYNLHSRDKEIRVILATMKKPVGCCALQTGHNEGHFMVGLDDAVYCYTSDGRGPCYALEGSKTLLHWYRSHLLVVMRNPRSPGGFNLTVIDIQNKFIVFTSPIDEVSAILTDFGTCYILTEGKQILHLDEKDLQSKLNVLFKKNLYDIAVRIAKCNQYDAEGLAGIFKQYGDHLYSKGDFAGAVEQYAKTIGHLEPSYVIQRFLDARHIHFLTDYLQTIHAQGRATADHTTLLLNCFTRLDRTAQLKEFLKNDQKSNLFDIDVAIKVCRDASYVDEALQLAKAHQKHDACLSILTEDMGQFEEALSYIESLACTDAESSIKRYGSVLMANCPARTIVLLKKLCTEYAANRNSTQGRDALTVADLLSDLNLNDERGSGNPEDFIHLFDDTELLIDFLEHLIRFVPASSQCVYSTLIEHYLYKWKENASVEEKLLDLLKYNTERYDKNHALAQCRVHEFWPGVMYLYEEDKLYHLIIRHYLRHRQYEELLGCCRKLAQNNTSLWLLTLNGLKNDAQAPPHLFNQILQVISQKRLQAPLQVLDCLAVDQGPAFLSVKDYFMQVFQKEQDTIRSEEEQAKTYREESASIKRYIKHLQEGNVEFQNTTCDACKQPLSMPALFFLCKHSYHQDCIRSYTDTERDCPVCNKNNIQLIEALRAQSEARDQHEMFHDLLDRAPEPFSVVADYFGRGLFNKLLIVEEGDTQVEIMEQPKPGEKAKASPVGSYEPRTIPQPAPYTSEARLRQDEGRSAQIRIESQESEMRLRLMEQERIRQRQQAATIAQQQMKLRDDRSPKMQSPYGSPRPPTGTDLNRQLNPFEKSNVSSAKAVTSAKDIAKIPIATTARNPFDEDEAEYDNTKNPFDEGTANPTQGKTQTDRSTVRNPFEEEYDSKLDPFAE, encoded by the exons ATGGCTATATTCGAG TGGCGCAAGTTCAACTTTTTCGACATCCGCCAGGGTGTGGATAAAGATAACGTATCCGGGGCGTTACAGGGTGCGAAGATTACTGCAACGGCAAATGGCAGCAGCTTGATAGTGATTTGTGATTCGAACGGAAACATTCACACATTTAGCCGCACTTGGTCGGTGATTAGTTTCAAGGGCCACGAAGGTTCGATACTGCTGTGCGATATAGCGAAACCCAACAACCTGCTTGTAACGGTAGGCGAAGATATCAACGGTCCATCGTTTAAGGTATGGAACTTGTCGAAGCTGTCGGCGACCAATGGTGCGCAATGTTTGCGCACGGTACGAACGATGGTATCCGTCCCAACGGCATTGGCCGTCTCGGAGGGTGGACAATTTATGGCGATCGGATTTGCCCAGGGCAACATATCACTGTACCGCGGTGACATTAGCCGCGATCGGTCGAAAACTCTCAAACAGCTCACGGCCGGTACGAGCGATATTGCCGGTATCGCATTTAAGCACTGTCACAAGCACACGCAAATGTTTGTCTGTTCGAACTCGGGTGTGTATCTGTACAATCTGCACAGCCGCGATAAGGAGATTCGTGTTATACTGGCCACAATGAAGAAACCGGTCGGTTGCTGTGCGCTACAGACTGGCCACAATGAGGGTCACTTTATGGTTGGTTTGGATGATGCAGTTTACTGCTACACGTCCGATGGTCGTGGACCATGCTATGCGCTGGAAGGCAGCAAAACACTACTGCACTGGTACCGGTCGCATCTGTTGGTGGTGATGCGCAACCCAAGAAGTCCGGGCGGTTTCAATCTCACCGTGATCGACATACAGAACAAATTCATCGTTTTCACCTCGCCCATTGACGAGGTTTCGGCGATTCTAACCGACTTTGGCACCTGTTACATTCTTACCGAGGGTAAACAGATTCTCCATCTCGATGAGAAAGATCTGCAGAGCAAGCTGAATGTGTTGTTTAAGAAAAATCTGTACGACATTGCTGTACGCATTGCCAAATGCAATCAGTACGATGCGGAGGGTCTTGCAGGTATTTTTAAACAGTACGGAGACCATCTGTACAGCAAGGGTGATTTTGCCGGTGCGGTAGAACAGTACGCTAAAACCATTGGCCATCTGGAACCGTCGTACGTGATACAGCGCTTTCTAGACGCCCGGCACATACACTTTCTCACGGACTATCTGCAAACGATACACGCACAGGGACGAGCCACCGCCGACCACACAACGCTGCTGTTGAACTGTTTCACCCGGCTCGATCGAACGGCTCAGTTGaaggaatttttgaaaaacgaccaaaaatCCAACTTGTTCGATATTGATGTAGCGATTAAGGTGTGTCGGGATGCGTCGTACGTTGACGAGGCGCTACAGTTGGCGAAAGCGCACCAAAAGCATGACGCCTGCTTAAGCATACTAACGGAAGATATGGGTCAGTTTGAGGAAGCCTTAAGCTACATCGAATCGCTAGCGTGTACGGATGCGGAAAGCAGCATAAAACGGTACGGTTCGGTGCTGATGGCAAACTGTCCTGCGCGTACTATAGTTTTGCTAAAGAAGCTCTGCACGGAATATGCTGCCAACAGGAATTCGACACAAGGACGCGATGCACTAACGGTGGCTGATTTGTTGTCCGATCTAAATCTAAACGATGAGCGTGGCAGCGGGAATCCGGAAGATTTTATTCACCTGTTCGATGATACGGAGCTGCTGATCGACTTCCTGGAGCATCTGATACGCTTTGTGCCTGCCAGCAGCCAGTGCGTTTACAGCACGTTAATCGAGCATTATCTGtacaaatggaaggaaaatgcgTCGGTGGAAGAAAAGTTATTAGATCTGTTGAAATACAATACGGAGCGGTATGATAAAAACCATGCCCTGGCACAGTGTCGCGTTCACGAGTTCTGGCCGGGCGTAATGTATCTGTACGAGGAGGATAAGCTGTACCATCTGATCATACGGCACTATTTGAGGCATCGACAGTACGAGGAGCTGCTGGGATGCTGTCGCAAGCTGGCCCAAAACAATACCTCCCTGTGGCTGCTCACGCTAAACGGCCTTAAAAATGATGCGCAAGCTCCGCCACATTTGTTTAACCAGATACTTCAAGTCATTT CACAAAAAAGACTGCAAGCGCCACTGCAAGTGCTTGACTGTCTGGCGGTGGATCAAGGTCCCGCCTTCCTTTCGGTGAAGGATTACTTCATGCAAGTGTTCCAGAAGGAACAGGACACCATCCGGAGTGAGGAGGAACAGGCGAAAACCTACCGTGAAGAGTCGGCTTCTATTAAGCGCTACATAAAGCACCTACAGGAGGGTAATGTGGAGTTTCAAAACACAACCTGTGATGCGTGTAAGCAACCGTTATCGATGCCAGCACTATTTTTCCTCTGCAAACATTCCTACCATCAAGA CTGTATTCGAAGCTACACCGATACGGAACGTGATTGTCCAGTGTGCAATAAGAACAATATACAACTGATCGAGGCACTGCGAGCGCAGAGTGAGGCACGCGATCagcatgaaatgtttcacgatCTGCTCGATCGTGCACCGGAACCATTCTCCGTTGTGGCAGACTATTTCGGGCGTGGATTATTCAACAAGTTGCTTATTGTAGAGGAAGGAGATACACAGGTGGAG ATAATGGAACAACCGAAGCCCGGTGAAAAGGCGAAGGCTAGTCCTGTTGGGTCCTACGAACCGCGTACAATTCCACAACCGGCACCATACACAAGCGAAGCGAGACTCCGCCAGGACGAAGGTCGATCGGCTCAGATACGGATCGAATCGCAGGAAAGTGAAATGCGCCTCCGGTTGATGGAGCAGGAACGGATCAGGCAGCGCCAACAGGCGGCAACAATTGCGCAACAGCAGATGAAGCTTCGAGATGACCGTAGCCCTAAGATGCAATCACCGTACGGCAGTCCAAGACCACCAACCGGGACCGATCTGAACCGACAGTTGAATCCATTCGAGAAATCCAACGTTTCCTCAGCGAAAGCGGTAACCAGTGCGAAAGATATCGCTAAAATACCGATCGCCACCACGGCACGCAATCCTTTCGACGAGGACGAGGCAGAATATGACAATACCAAAAACCCTTTCGACGAAGGAACTGCAAACCCGACCCAGGGCAAAACACAAACCGATCGTTCCACTGTCCGAAATCCTTTCGAGGAAGAGTACGACAGTAAGTTGGATCCTTTTGCGGAGTAA